The Streptomyces sp. NBC_00440 genome contains a region encoding:
- a CDS encoding pentapeptide repeat-containing protein: MPDDIRLRPRLQGDCANCFGLCCVALPFTASADFAVSKSAGQPCTNLQSDFRCGIHTRLRDKGFQGCTVYDCFGAGQQVSQVTFGGRDWRQAPDTAQRMFATFPVVRQLHELLWYLTEALTLAPAAPVHPGLRDLLEATEALTLLGPDELAALDVGAHRRKVNELLLRTSDLVRATANQAHQADGPKRNRPKKDRPKKDQATKNHAQKDHRGADLMGARLRGADLHGATLRGAYLIAADLTGADLRLADLIGADLRDAGLTGADLTGCFFLTQPQLNAAKGDTTTRLPPSLTRPAHWGP, translated from the coding sequence GTGCCCGACGACATACGGCTGCGTCCGCGCCTGCAAGGCGACTGCGCCAACTGTTTCGGGCTGTGCTGCGTCGCACTCCCCTTCACCGCGTCCGCCGACTTCGCGGTCAGCAAAAGCGCGGGTCAGCCCTGCACCAACCTCCAGTCGGACTTCCGGTGCGGCATTCACACCCGGCTGCGCGACAAGGGGTTCCAGGGCTGCACCGTGTACGACTGCTTCGGCGCGGGCCAGCAGGTCTCGCAGGTCACCTTCGGCGGCCGGGACTGGCGGCAGGCGCCTGACACCGCGCAGCGGATGTTCGCCACGTTCCCCGTCGTACGCCAGCTCCACGAACTGCTCTGGTACCTGACCGAGGCGCTCACCCTCGCCCCGGCCGCCCCGGTCCACCCCGGCCTCCGCGACCTCCTCGAAGCCACCGAGGCACTCACACTGCTCGGCCCGGACGAACTGGCCGCCCTGGACGTCGGGGCCCACCGCCGGAAGGTCAACGAGCTGCTGCTCCGCACCAGCGACCTGGTCCGCGCGACGGCGAACCAGGCGCACCAGGCGGATGGCCCGAAGAGGAACCGGCCGAAGAAGGACCGGCCGAAGAAGGACCAGGCGACGAAGAACCACGCGCAGAAGGACCACCGCGGCGCAGATCTCATGGGCGCCCGGCTCCGGGGCGCGGACCTGCACGGCGCCACGCTGCGCGGGGCCTATCTGATAGCCGCCGACCTGACCGGCGCCGACCTCCGCCTGGCCGACCTCATAGGCGCCGACCTGCGCGACGCCGGCCTCACCGGCGCGGACCTCACCGGCTGCTTCTTCCTCACCCAGCCCCAGCTGAACGCGGCCAAGGGCGACACGACGACCAGGCTCCCCCCGTCACTGACCAGACCGGCCCACTGGGGCCCGTAG
- a CDS encoding Dabb family protein yields MTRWVIFTSTPEAVTGLDRAAALLPGVRACSAGTDLPGSFGGLGLSGDLTTDGNLSASAVRSLLRDATIDTEGDTKGDTQADAQADAQADAQVDAQADAKADAQVDAVPLAPVASRQVELSGPRVKRTLALTVRPGTPPETVARFEADLMAMPDHIATIHSWALSRVDATVESSRWTHVWEQEFADVDGLTGAYLLHPYHWTYVDRWFDSELPTSIVAPALAHVFRWAHAPVLTH; encoded by the coding sequence ATGACCCGCTGGGTGATTTTCACGTCGACGCCCGAAGCGGTCACCGGCCTCGACCGGGCGGCCGCCCTGCTGCCCGGCGTCCGGGCCTGCTCAGCGGGGACCGATCTGCCGGGCAGCTTCGGCGGCCTGGGCCTGAGCGGGGACCTCACCACCGACGGGAATCTGTCCGCGTCCGCGGTGCGGTCGCTCCTGCGCGACGCGACGATCGACACGGAAGGCGACACGAAAGGCGACACGCAGGCCGATGCCCAGGCCGATGCGCAGGCCGATGCCCAGGTCGATGCGCAGGCCGACGCGAAGGCCGATGCGCAGGTCGACGCCGTACCGCTCGCGCCGGTGGCCTCGCGGCAGGTGGAGCTGTCCGGGCCACGCGTGAAGCGCACCCTGGCGCTCACGGTGCGACCTGGCACTCCGCCGGAGACCGTGGCCCGCTTCGAGGCCGATCTGATGGCGATGCCCGATCACATCGCGACCATCCACTCGTGGGCACTGAGCCGTGTCGACGCCACCGTGGAGTCCTCACGCTGGACCCATGTCTGGGAGCAGGAGTTCGCCGACGTCGACGGTCTGACAGGCGCGTACCTGCTGCACCCCTACCACTGGACGTACGTCGACCGCTGGTTCGACTCCGAGCTGCCGACCTCGATCGTCGCCCCCGCCCTCGCCCACGTCTTCCGGTGGGCGCACGCCCCGGTCCTGACCCACTGA
- a CDS encoding type II toxin-antitoxin system VapC family toxin, which produces MRATVLDTGPLAAALNANDRRHAECASLLLSLSGRRLLPSPVLTEVCWLLERWPKVEAAFLAEVARGTFELVHLTPADLNRMGELVLQYADFPLGGVDASVVAVAERFGVGHVATLDRRHFSVIQPAHVSALTLLP; this is translated from the coding sequence GTGAGGGCCACGGTCCTGGACACGGGACCTCTGGCAGCAGCGCTGAACGCGAACGACCGTCGACACGCTGAGTGCGCATCGCTCCTTCTTTCGCTGAGCGGCCGTCGACTGCTGCCCAGCCCCGTCCTTACCGAGGTGTGCTGGCTGCTGGAGCGCTGGCCCAAAGTTGAGGCGGCCTTCCTCGCCGAGGTTGCCCGGGGGACGTTCGAACTGGTCCATCTCACTCCGGCCGACCTGAACCGCATGGGCGAGCTCGTCCTTCAGTACGCCGATTTCCCGCTTGGCGGGGTCGACGCCTCGGTGGTCGCGGTGGCCGAGCGTTTCGGCGTCGGTCATGTGGCCACGCTCGATCGCCGGCACTTCAGCGTCATCCAGCCGGCGCACGTCTCCGCGCTCACCCTGCTCCCGTAG
- a CDS encoding SigE family RNA polymerase sigma factor, with protein MELATERDIRTGLSKTRPAESESEMDFHDFVVARSAALFRGALVLTGNRETAEDLVQETLERACRKWRTIAAKDAPDAYVRRIMVNLANDRWRRFRRTVPHQDGAERAASGDQYGQVDTRDQLVRALQGLPMRMRTVVVLRYFHDLPDDEIAADLRISPSTVRSQLARGIDKLRGQFPALSGPSPQQHTEGI; from the coding sequence GTGGAGCTGGCAACCGAGCGCGACATCCGTACCGGACTCAGCAAGACCAGGCCGGCGGAGTCGGAGTCCGAGATGGACTTCCATGACTTCGTCGTCGCCCGGTCGGCCGCACTGTTCCGCGGGGCCCTCGTCTTGACGGGAAACCGCGAGACAGCGGAAGACCTGGTCCAGGAAACCCTGGAACGGGCCTGCCGCAAGTGGCGCACCATCGCCGCCAAGGATGCTCCGGACGCCTACGTGCGGCGGATCATGGTGAACCTGGCCAACGACCGGTGGCGGAGATTCCGCCGCACGGTCCCGCACCAGGATGGCGCCGAACGCGCCGCATCCGGGGATCAGTACGGACAGGTGGACACGAGGGACCAGTTGGTGCGGGCCCTCCAGGGTCTGCCGATGCGCATGCGGACGGTCGTGGTGCTCCGGTACTTCCACGATCTGCCGGATGACGAGATCGCCGCCGACCTGAGGATCTCACCGAGCACCGTGCGGTCCCAGCTCGCTCGTGGAATCGACAAGCTCAGAG
- a CDS encoding TetR/AcrR family transcriptional regulator, giving the protein MAEKTRPGTTATRQRLLRAAEELFAERGVAATLTREITERAGQGNSSALHYHFGSREGLLNSILSEHQQRVEAALGPALAELDRDAPLAALTRAYVAAEDAELAHDSGRYCLRIVAQLAHETGFRDGAPHRALRDSLLWQLFERVDARLVQDLGVPPDLAKERVESMVMLVGAAFADRARQVQSGRRQAVGGARYCADLTSMLTAMLGAAGDGCFIDEDGAAGPDGEA; this is encoded by the coding sequence GTGGCAGAGAAGACAAGACCTGGAACGACGGCGACACGACAGCGCCTGCTGCGCGCGGCCGAGGAACTCTTCGCGGAACGCGGGGTGGCCGCCACTCTCACCAGAGAGATCACCGAACGCGCGGGGCAGGGCAACTCCTCAGCGCTGCACTACCACTTCGGCTCCCGCGAGGGGCTGCTGAACTCGATCCTGTCGGAGCATCAGCAGCGGGTGGAGGCGGCACTGGGCCCCGCGCTGGCGGAACTCGACCGCGATGCCCCGCTGGCGGCGCTGACCCGGGCGTATGTCGCGGCTGAGGACGCCGAGTTGGCACACGACAGCGGCCGCTACTGCCTGCGGATCGTCGCGCAGCTCGCCCACGAGACCGGTTTCCGCGACGGCGCACCACATCGGGCCCTGCGCGACAGCCTGCTCTGGCAGCTGTTCGAACGCGTCGACGCCCGCTTGGTCCAGGACCTCGGCGTGCCACCCGACCTCGCCAAGGAGCGCGTCGAGTCGATGGTGATGCTCGTCGGTGCGGCGTTCGCGGACCGCGCACGCCAGGTGCAGTCCGGGCGTCGGCAGGCGGTGGGCGGGGCGAGGTACTGCGCGGACCTGACCTCGATGCTCACCGCCATGCTGGGCGCCGCGGGCGACGGCTGCTTCATTGACGAGGACGGGGCGGCGGGCCCGGACGGCGAAGCGTAG
- a CDS encoding aldo/keto reductase — MRYPTVGRSGLSVSEIGYGAWGIGESSWVGATEDESVRALHRAVDLGVNFIDTARGYGESERIVGRVVRERTGDEVRVATKVPPKNGVWPPPFGLDPADVYPGEHIRKALETSLRASGLDHFDVLQFHVWSDDWVGRGDWLETIAALKQEGKIGLFGVSINDHEPDNALALVRSGAVDSVQVIYNIFDQSPADALLPACEEHGVGVIVRVALDEGGLTGRITADSTFPEGDWRHRYFRDDRPAQVEQRVAAIVADLGIAPDEIAETALRFVLSSPAVSTVIPGMRTVRNVERNTALSDGRVLTADQLAVLAKHRWERNFYS, encoded by the coding sequence GTGCGATACCCCACAGTGGGACGTAGTGGGCTGTCCGTGTCCGAGATCGGTTACGGAGCCTGGGGCATCGGTGAGTCCAGTTGGGTGGGGGCCACCGAGGACGAGTCCGTCCGGGCTCTGCACCGGGCCGTCGACCTCGGTGTGAACTTCATCGATACCGCGCGCGGCTACGGCGAGAGCGAGCGGATCGTCGGCCGGGTCGTCCGTGAGCGGACCGGTGACGAGGTGCGTGTCGCGACCAAGGTGCCGCCCAAGAACGGGGTCTGGCCGCCGCCCTTCGGGCTCGACCCGGCCGACGTGTATCCGGGTGAGCACATCCGTAAGGCTCTGGAGACCAGTCTGCGGGCCAGCGGCCTGGACCACTTCGACGTGCTGCAATTCCATGTGTGGAGTGACGACTGGGTCGGCCGGGGCGACTGGCTGGAGACGATCGCCGCGCTGAAACAGGAGGGGAAGATCGGCCTGTTCGGTGTCTCCATCAACGACCACGAGCCGGACAACGCACTCGCGCTCGTACGCAGCGGGGCCGTGGACAGCGTGCAGGTCATCTACAACATCTTCGACCAGTCGCCCGCCGACGCGCTGCTGCCGGCCTGCGAGGAGCACGGCGTCGGGGTCATCGTGCGGGTGGCGCTGGACGAGGGTGGTCTCACCGGCCGTATCACCGCGGACAGCACGTTCCCGGAGGGCGACTGGCGCCACCGGTACTTCCGCGACGACCGCCCGGCGCAGGTCGAGCAGCGGGTGGCGGCGATCGTCGCCGACCTCGGCATCGCGCCGGACGAGATCGCGGAGACCGCGCTGCGTTTCGTGCTGAGTTCGCCGGCGGTCTCCACTGTCATCCCCGGGATGCGGACCGTACGCAATGTGGAGCGCAACACTGCTCTGAGCGACGGGCGGGTGCTCACCGCGGACCAGCTCGCCGTGCTGGCGAAGCACCGGTGGGAGCGGAACTTCTATTCCTGA
- a CDS encoding Uma2 family endonuclease, whose product MSAAAVEHPCDGEPPTLLEEADLLMEQLPGYRVEIIGGILTVTPPPDGPHAEVLTTLMVPFLSAGLHNEETKVLQSIGLWLPRGAEDYAIPDLAIVDGDYAAHLIAHNCYDPVVFRLVLEVTSSNYNQDLRAKVSVYAEADIPVYVIVNRKHNRVHVLTEPVGSDYASHQIFAAGQQAPLPASIGGDVTLDVAAVLQAGATVRAKD is encoded by the coding sequence ATGTCTGCCGCAGCAGTCGAGCACCCCTGTGACGGCGAGCCGCCGACCCTGCTCGAAGAGGCCGACCTCCTCATGGAGCAGCTGCCCGGCTACCGCGTTGAGATCATCGGAGGCATCCTCACCGTGACCCCGCCCCCGGACGGCCCTCACGCGGAAGTACTGACCACGCTCATGGTCCCCTTCCTCTCAGCAGGGCTGCACAACGAGGAAACGAAAGTCCTTCAGAGCATCGGCCTGTGGCTTCCGCGCGGAGCGGAGGACTACGCCATCCCCGATCTCGCGATCGTCGATGGCGACTACGCCGCACATCTCATCGCGCACAACTGCTACGACCCCGTTGTCTTCCGCCTCGTCCTGGAAGTCACGTCGAGCAACTACAACCAGGATCTGCGCGCCAAGGTGTCCGTGTATGCCGAGGCCGACATCCCCGTCTACGTGATCGTGAACCGCAAGCACAACCGCGTCCACGTCCTCACCGAGCCGGTCGGGAGTGACTACGCCAGTCACCAGATCTTCGCCGCGGGCCAGCAAGCCCCGCTCCCCGCCTCGATCGGCGGTGACGTCACTCTCGATGTCGCCGCGGTCCTTCAGGCCGGGGCGACCGTCCGCGCCAAGGACTGA
- a CDS encoding WD40 repeat domain-containing protein: protein MRSLQYVAGAAATVLFALVPAGPAAADDGGFTIKDPRITESSGLAASRLHPGIYWTHNDSSDGPYVYAVDSKTGQTVARVTMRGVGAPRDVEAISIGPDGDIYVGDIGDNLDGSWDHVWIYRFPEPKQLKKEETVHATQFTVKYADGPRNAEALMVHPKTGRVYIASKNQTKGGLYVGPTKLSASKTNVFRRIDDVPWVTDGAFSPDGKQLTLRGYLGAESYDWKPGGGLGTEHELGVPFQGQAESVTYTPDGSALMMGSEGAQSRVLRFPVEKPKGSDGGSKSSSGSGSSSGAGDDGAGGSGGSPTAWGVGVFAVLFLLFMGVKRLFGRGRR, encoded by the coding sequence ATGCGTTCGCTTCAGTACGTCGCCGGGGCCGCGGCCACCGTCCTGTTCGCCCTTGTTCCGGCCGGCCCGGCGGCCGCGGACGACGGGGGCTTCACGATCAAGGATCCCCGGATCACGGAGTCCAGCGGCCTGGCCGCGAGCCGTCTCCACCCCGGTATCTACTGGACCCACAACGACAGCAGCGACGGCCCGTACGTCTACGCGGTGGACTCGAAGACGGGCCAGACCGTGGCCCGGGTCACGATGCGCGGGGTCGGGGCGCCGCGCGACGTCGAGGCGATCTCGATCGGGCCCGACGGTGACATCTACGTCGGGGACATCGGCGACAATCTGGACGGGAGTTGGGACCACGTCTGGATCTACCGCTTTCCCGAGCCGAAGCAGCTGAAGAAGGAAGAGACGGTCCACGCCACGCAGTTCACCGTCAAGTACGCCGACGGGCCGCGCAACGCGGAGGCGCTGATGGTCCACCCGAAGACGGGCCGCGTCTACATCGCGTCGAAGAACCAGACCAAGGGCGGGCTCTACGTGGGTCCCACGAAGCTGTCGGCGTCGAAGACCAACGTCTTCCGGCGGATCGACGACGTGCCGTGGGTGACCGACGGCGCGTTCTCCCCGGACGGGAAGCAGCTGACACTGCGGGGCTACCTGGGGGCGGAGTCGTACGACTGGAAGCCCGGCGGCGGACTCGGCACCGAACACGAGCTGGGCGTGCCGTTCCAGGGCCAGGCCGAGTCGGTGACGTACACACCGGACGGATCGGCGCTGATGATGGGCTCCGAGGGGGCACAGAGCCGGGTGCTGCGCTTCCCGGTGGAGAAGCCGAAGGGCTCGGACGGCGGCAGCAAGTCATCGTCCGGCAGCGGGAGTTCATCAGGCGCGGGGGATGACGGGGCCGGTGGCTCCGGGGGGTCTCCGACGGCGTGGGGCGTGGGTGTCTTCGCCGTGCTGTTCCTGCTGTTCATGGGGGTGAAGCGGCTGTTCGGGAGGGGGCGGAGGTGA
- a CDS encoding isochorismatase family protein has product MSQTSALLVIDMQNSTVAIAHRAAETVSVIAGLRERALAAGVPVVTVQDQGGEGMEPGSDGWQVVAELAPAGDGLVVRKTSPDSFLGTGLDAILKALGATEVVVTGFATEMCVDTTARQALSHGYDVVLVANGHTTSVRPESESESESESEFGAYAPADRSIAHHNEIFRNIRFPGRRVRVLPAAEVEFSPAL; this is encoded by the coding sequence ATGTCGCAAACCTCCGCCCTACTTGTCATCGACATGCAGAACTCCACGGTGGCGATCGCCCACCGGGCCGCCGAGACCGTCAGTGTGATCGCCGGGCTCCGTGAACGGGCCCTGGCGGCCGGTGTGCCGGTCGTGACGGTTCAGGATCAGGGTGGCGAGGGGATGGAGCCCGGTAGCGATGGCTGGCAGGTGGTGGCCGAACTCGCTCCGGCTGGTGACGGGTTGGTGGTGCGCAAGACCAGCCCCGACAGCTTTCTGGGTACCGGTCTCGACGCGATCCTGAAAGCGCTGGGTGCCACCGAGGTGGTGGTCACCGGGTTCGCGACCGAGATGTGCGTGGACACCACGGCGCGGCAGGCGCTGAGCCACGGATATGACGTGGTGCTGGTCGCCAACGGCCACACCACTTCCGTACGGCCCGAGTCCGAGTCCGAGTCCGAGTCCGAGTCCGAGTTCGGGGCGTACGCCCCGGCGGACCGGTCGATCGCGCACCATAACGAGATCTTCCGGAACATCCGATTCCCGGGTCGGCGCGTCCGTGTGCTGCCCGCGGCCGAGGTGGAGTTCAGCCCGGCCTTGTGA
- a CDS encoding DinB family protein has product MTSTSTERPMPPLNADERMNLESWLDFYRATLAMKCEGLTEEQLRTASVSPSSLTLLGLVQHMAEVERNWFRRVLTGEDAPAIYGQPVGTEGHDEGFGLADDASFEAARNAWEDEITRARANCAARSPDDTSPFMGSEVSLRWIYTHMVGEYARHDGHADLIRERIDGSTGV; this is encoded by the coding sequence ATGACGAGTACGAGCACTGAACGACCGATGCCGCCCCTGAACGCGGACGAGCGCATGAACCTGGAGAGCTGGCTCGACTTCTACCGGGCCACGCTGGCCATGAAGTGCGAGGGCCTCACGGAGGAACAACTGCGCACGGCCTCCGTGTCGCCTTCGTCCCTGACGCTGCTGGGGCTCGTCCAGCACATGGCGGAGGTCGAGCGGAACTGGTTCCGCCGCGTGTTGACGGGCGAGGACGCACCGGCCATCTACGGCCAACCGGTCGGTACGGAGGGGCACGACGAAGGATTCGGCCTCGCCGATGACGCCTCGTTCGAGGCGGCGCGGAACGCTTGGGAGGACGAGATCACCCGGGCCCGCGCCAACTGCGCGGCGCGGTCGCCGGATGACACCTCGCCGTTCATGGGCAGTGAGGTGAGCCTGCGGTGGATCTACACGCACATGGTCGGCGAGTACGCCCGGCACGACGGGCACGCGGACTTGATCCGCGAGCGGATCGACGGCAGCACGGGGGTCTGA
- a CDS encoding LLM class F420-dependent oxidoreductase, giving the protein MVRLGMMAPFADGLITSGGFLRDLAGTLEECGVESLWTVEHVVMAEAYEPLYPYARSGQMPSAPDAIPMPDPLETIAFLAGASSTLRFGTAMVVAPLHSPVVLAKRAATIDRHSGGRLMLGLGIGWQKEEYAAVGVEYRHRGARLDECIEAMRALWSQAPASFQGQHVSFDRVHCLPRPESGAVPIVLGGNSDPAVRRAARCGDGWFPYTITAEDFARQADLLRRCARAAGRAEDAVALTAWPGSCDAERARNDPAWVREYVRAGANRLVMSPRIGGADGLLGPRGLEGLREQIDRYRDEILEKL; this is encoded by the coding sequence ATGGTGCGGCTGGGCATGATGGCGCCGTTCGCGGACGGGCTGATCACCTCGGGCGGCTTCCTGCGCGATCTCGCGGGGACGCTGGAGGAGTGCGGCGTCGAGTCGCTCTGGACGGTCGAGCACGTGGTCATGGCCGAGGCTTACGAGCCGCTGTACCCCTATGCGCGCTCGGGGCAGATGCCCAGCGCCCCCGACGCGATACCGATGCCGGACCCGCTGGAGACGATCGCCTTCCTCGCCGGGGCATCGAGCACCCTGCGGTTCGGCACGGCGATGGTGGTGGCGCCGCTGCACAGCCCGGTGGTGCTCGCCAAGCGGGCGGCGACGATCGACCGCCACTCGGGCGGGCGGCTGATGCTGGGCCTGGGCATCGGCTGGCAGAAGGAGGAGTACGCGGCCGTCGGCGTGGAGTACCGGCACCGGGGAGCACGGTTGGACGAGTGCATCGAGGCGATGCGCGCGCTGTGGTCCCAGGCCCCCGCGAGCTTCCAGGGACAGCATGTGTCCTTCGACCGGGTGCACTGCCTGCCCCGGCCGGAGTCGGGCGCGGTGCCGATCGTGCTGGGCGGCAACAGCGACCCCGCCGTGCGGCGGGCGGCGCGCTGCGGCGATGGCTGGTTCCCCTACACCATCACCGCCGAGGACTTCGCCCGGCAGGCGGACCTGCTGCGCCGGTGTGCCCGCGCGGCAGGACGGGCGGAGGACGCCGTCGCCCTCACGGCCTGGCCCGGGTCCTGCGACGCGGAGCGGGCGAGGAACGACCCCGCCTGGGTGCGGGAGTACGTGCGGGCCGGGGCGAACCGGCTGGTGATGTCGCCGCGCATCGGCGGCGCGGACGGGCTGCTCGGGCCGCGCGGCCTGGAGGGGCTGCGTGAACAGATCGACCGGTACCGCGACGAGATCCTGGAGAAACTGTGA
- a CDS encoding GDSL-type esterase/lipase family protein: protein MRMMFVGDSMTIGRAGDYTWRYRMWQHLGDSCEIVGPRTELYESSTAYGDPAFPAGARRHLSGWGKGWQHMAPVIRETAAAHRADLLLVSLGLIDLGFYTDAEQTALHARRFLTEAREANPHIRAVLLPVIPNIRAETDAPFAAEVAHFNVLLAKTLADLDEPRSPLLLASRPETYDIHTDTYDGTHPNDSGERKLAGAFADALHQGWGIGPAAGATLRRPGPPPRPRQ, encoded by the coding sequence CTGAGGATGATGTTCGTCGGCGACTCGATGACCATAGGCCGCGCCGGCGACTACACCTGGCGCTACCGCATGTGGCAGCACCTGGGCGACAGCTGCGAGATCGTCGGGCCGCGCACCGAGCTGTACGAGTCGAGCACGGCGTACGGGGACCCCGCCTTCCCCGCCGGAGCCCGCCGCCATCTGTCGGGCTGGGGCAAGGGCTGGCAGCACATGGCCCCGGTGATCCGCGAGACGGCGGCCGCACACCGGGCGGACCTGCTGCTCGTCTCCCTCGGCCTGATAGACCTCGGCTTCTACACGGACGCCGAACAGACCGCGCTGCACGCCCGCCGCTTCCTGACCGAGGCACGCGAGGCGAACCCGCACATCCGCGCGGTGCTCCTCCCGGTGATCCCGAACATCCGCGCCGAGACGGACGCGCCGTTCGCGGCGGAGGTCGCCCACTTCAACGTACTGCTGGCGAAGACCCTCGCGGACCTGGACGAACCACGCTCACCGCTCCTGCTGGCCTCGCGGCCCGAGACGTACGACATCCACACCGACACGTACGACGGCACCCACCCGAACGACAGCGGCGAACGGAAACTGGCGGGCGCCTTCGCGGACGCACTGCACCAGGGCTGGGGGATCGGCCCCGCAGCCGGCGCTACGCTTCGCCGTCCGGGCCCGCCGCCCCGTCCTCGTCAATGA
- a CDS encoding NIPSNAP family protein, which produces MTDVQVQARAQVQVQVQVQVQVHDRVVLEVDDAGPWLERWREDYLPRARTRGMTLRGVYRAHTGTGTVALSVVWTLPSPYAFYEMRAAAAADPEVAAFWAYTDALAVERDRRASRPLEGIA; this is translated from the coding sequence GTGACCGACGTACAGGTGCAGGCACGGGCCCAGGTACAGGTTCAGGTGCAGGTGCAGGTCCAGGTACACGACCGCGTAGTGCTGGAGGTGGATGACGCCGGGCCCTGGCTCGAACGCTGGCGCGAGGACTATCTCCCCCGCGCCCGGACACGGGGGATGACGTTGCGGGGGGTGTACCGCGCACACACCGGCACCGGGACCGTCGCCCTGTCCGTGGTGTGGACGCTCCCCAGCCCGTACGCCTTCTACGAGATGCGCGCGGCCGCGGCCGCCGATCCCGAGGTCGCGGCCTTCTGGGCGTATACCGACGCCCTCGCCGTCGAGCGGGACCGCCGGGCGAGCCGGCCTCTGGAGGGGATCGCATGA